TGGGAATCGAATTAGAATTGATTTCCAATAATGATCTCGTAGTGTACACCGATCCTGAGACTGATCCTTATCAAAGCAATCTGAATACAGAAGTTCAGACCACATTGAATAATATTATCGGAGATTTAAATTACGATGTCGGACACCTATTCCACGAAGATACCAATGGGGGGAACGCAGGTTTTATTGGAGCTGTTTGCCAGACCAATCAGAAAGGAAGTGCCTATTCAGCTTCGACCGTTCCCCAGGGTGATGTTTTTGACCTGGATTATGTCGCCCATGAATTGGGACATCAATTTGGGGCCAATCACACCTGGTCCTTTGATTCTGAAGGGACAGGGGTTCAGGCAGAGCCTGCGAGTGGATCAACTATTATGGGCTACGCAGGAATTGTACAGGGAAACAATGTACAGAACAACGGAGACGATTATTTTCACTACTTCAGTATTTTACAGATTTCAGAATACATTCTTACCACTTCCTGCGCAGCAGAGACGACTTTGACCAATTCTCCTCCGATTATCTCGCCTTTGGAGGACTATGTTATTCCGGGTGGAACAGCCTTCGTATTACCGGGAGAGGCTTCAGATCCGGATACCGGAGACGTGCTTACCTTTACCTGGGAACAAATAGATGACGGGGTGGTGACCACAGAAACATTCGGTCCTCAGAACGCAAGTGGGGCAAACTTCCGATCGTTGCCGCCAGCAATTGATTCTGCACGCTATTTTCCCAGGTTGGAAAGGGTAATACAGGGAGAATTAACCCAGGTCAATCCCGCGATAAATTCGGCTTGGGAAACGGTGTCGGAGATAGAGCGCGATTTGAATTTTGCGCTCACTGTCAGGGATAATGCGCCAGGGGGAGGACAGGTGTCTTCTGATGTCCTGAATGTCCGCGTCAGCAATTCTGCAGGACCTTTTGTGGTAAATTCGCAGGCTTCTTCTGAGACCTATAGTGCGGGAACTATACAAACTGTTAGCTGGGACGTTGCAGGCACCAATGCCCCACCGGTGAACACCCAATTTGTTGAAATATTCCTCTCTTTGGACGGGGATTAAGTTACCCTATCCTTCTGGAGGAAAGGACGGCCAATGACGGATCACATGATGTATTGTTGCCCGGCAATGCAACAAATACGGCAAGGATTATGGTAAAAGGCAATCAGAATGTGTTTTTTGCCATAAACAGTGCAGATTTTACCATAGAAGAGTCACCTTTTGTACTTCAATTTGATAATCTCAGTTTTGATGTTTGCCAGCCTGTAGACAAGGTGATTCCCTTTGTTTATGAAACTTACGGGGTTTTAGTGAAGAAGTGGTCTTTAGTGCAACAGGGGTTCCACCGGGCCTGGGCGTTACCTTTTTACCTGGTACAGCTACAAATAACAATACGCCGGTTGATATGACCATATCCAATACGACAGCAGTTCCTGAAGGTGTTTACTCTATCCAGGTATTGGGCACAGCTCCTTCATTTTCGCAGGAATTGACCATCGAACTTACCGTGTTCGATACTGATTTTCCCGAAGTCACATTGGTCAACCCAACAAATTCGGCTATCGATATTCCTCTAAGACCAATACTGAGCTGGGATACCCCGGCGATCAATAATTCCTATCAGATTGAAATTGCAACTGATGCCGGATTTACATCAGTAATCGAATCAGCTACCGTCATATTCAAAAATTACACTCCTGAAAATCTGGCTCCGGAAACCACATATTTTTGGAGAATTAAGCCTGTCACGAATTGTGGAGAAGGCGTATTTGGCAGCGCTTTCAGTTTTACCACCTTACCGGTTAATTGTAAGATGAAAAGTGCTCAAGGCCTTCCATTATCCATCTCTTCAACCGGAACACCCACCGTACAAGCAAGCATTATGGTGGTAGACGATCTGCCAGTCTCAGATATCAATGTCTCTCTGAATATCGATCATAGTTTTCTTTCAGATCTTATTATCAGCTTAATATCTCCTTCGGGAACCGAGGTTGTACTCACCTCTAATTCCTGTTCACAACTGGAGAATATCAATGCGGTTTTTGACGATTCGGCCAGTCCGTTTGCCTGCAATGGTAATCCGGGGATAAGCGGGACCGTAAAACCTTTGGGGTCTCTGGCATCCTTTAATGGCGAATCATCTTTTGGCGAATGGATTCTCTTGGTAAAAGATACGGCACCGGCCGATGGTGGATTTATCCAGGATTTCACTTTGGAACTTTGTGTTGAGGGTATATTCAGACCAGATGCCGATGAGGACAACGTATTTGATGATGGGGATGACCTTTGCCTGGGAACACCACCGAATACGGAAGTCAATGCTGACGGTTGCCCGGTTTATCGTTTTGAGCAGGACAACTTCAATATTTCGCTTACAAGTGAATCCTGCATCACAAGTAATGATGGCCAGATCGATATTACGGCCAATACTTCATTGGATTATACGATAGTGATTTCAGGTAACGGGGTGAACGAAACAGCTGATTTTAGTACGAATTATCAGTTGGAAAATCTTTCTTCAGGTAGTTATTCAGCTTGTATCACAGGCAGCGAGGGCAGTAAAGTATACGAGGAATTTTGTCTTGATTTTGTGATCTCAGAACCCGATCCACTGGCCGTGCTGATCGCCCTTGATCAGGATGCATTGCAAGCCACATTGAATCTAAGTGGTTCTGAACTTTACAATATTGAGTTGAACGGGATTCTCATTCAAACCACAGACAGAGAATTTACGCTTGGTTTAAAACCAGGTGTAAATACGATAAAGGTAACAGGAGCACTACCCTGCCAGGGAACTTTTGAAGAGGTTGTCCTTATTGGTGACGAACCCGTCCTATATCCCAATCCCTTTGTCAGTGAAGTAGAGGCATATGTCCCTTTTTCTGAGTATCCGGTACAGGTACGGATTTATAATTTACTGGGACAGGAAGTGTACTCAGAACAGTATACAGCAGAGGATCAGCTGATCAGAATGAACCTGAATATCCTGCCTTCAGGAGTGTATTTGTTTCGTTTATCAGGAGAAGATTTTAATTACTCAGCTAAGGTTGTAAAGCGATGAAAAAGATATTAATAGTGATCATAGGACTTTTAGCCATGGCCTGCAGCAAGAAATCGCCAAAGCCACCAGAGTCGGCCATGTTGAGTTTCCCCGAGCAGAATTCGGAATGCACAACTGGGATAAGTCTGAATACGACTACGAGTCAGGTTGAATTCCGTTGGCTGGAGGCAAACCATACAGATACTTATGAATTAAGGGTGACAAATATTTTAACCGGTATTTCGGTTACCAATGCACCTACAACAGCACTTTCTGCCAGGGTGCCACTGCTCAAGGGTGTTCCCTATCAATGGCGAGTGACCACCAGAAATAACGAGACTCAGGAAATCGCCGTGAGTGCAGATTGGTTTTTTTATAATGCAGGTTCTCAAACCACATATGCTCCTTTTCCTGCACAGATCCTTGAACCAGCTTCGGGAGCCTCGGTTGTGCGTGATCTGAATAATCAAATTACATTGAGTTGGTCCGGTGCGGATGTAGACAGTGATATTCAGTCTTACCAAGTGTATCTCGATTCTTCCCCAGACCCTCAGGTATTAATTGCCTCTCCATCAGTATTTATCACTGATGTACAAGCTGATGTGGCTGTAGATACCGTTTACTATTGGAGAGTGGTTACTCTTGACAGAGAAGGCAATTCTTCTGATTCGGGGGTTTACTCGTTCAGAGTGATCAGATGATCATGTATTATTGTAAGTATTCATGGTAATATTTACTCCTTGTAAAACAAAGGATTCTATGAGTTCTGTACAGCGATCGAGTCTTTCAGGCAAGGCTTTCTCTTCATTTTCTTCCCATTTACCCAGAACGTAATCTACCTGTCTCCCTTTGGGAAAATCAGATCCCAGACCAAACCGAAGGCGGTTGTACTGACTCGTTTGCAAGCTTTGCTGAACATCGGCGAGTCCGTTATGCCCGCCATCGCTCCCTTTGGTCTTGAGCCTAAGGGTCCCAAATGGTAAATTGATGTCGTCTGTAACGATCAGGAGATGTTCTTTAGGTATTTTCTCTTTTTCCAGCCAATAGTGTACCGCCTTGCCACTTCTGTTCATAAAGGTAGCCGGTTTAAGTAAGAGAATACTGCGCCCTTTTATTTTAAACATAGCGGTGGAGCCGAGCTTATTCTGGACAAAAGTGAGCTCTTTTTTGCTCGCCAGATGATCCAGGATCTGAAAGCCAATGTTATGACGGGTATTGTCGTATTCCGGACCTATATTTCCTAGGCCTGTAATCAGGAATTTTTTCATCTCGTCTTTTTCATTTAGGACAGCCGAGGGTCGGTTAAAGAGGAATGATAAGAAGGAACGCATAGGATTGTTATCGCCCAGCTAAAATACAAAAGCATCCCAAGAAATTTCTCAGGATGCTTTTCTGTGTTCTTTAAGGTGTTATTCTGCACCTTCAGCCGGAGTGGCTTCTCCTTCAGCTGGAGCTGCTTCTCCTTCTGCAGTAGCTTCTGCACCTTCGAGTTCCTCATCGCCTTCTTCCTCATCTTCAATGACGATTGCCGCACGAGCCGTTTTAACTTGTACTACAACAGTTGTTTCAGGGTGCAGGATGGTAAACTTATCGTTTAAGAGGGATTCTACAGTGATATTGTCTCCGATCTTTAGGGTGGAGATATCAATATCAAAGAAATCCGGCAAGTTGTCCGGAAGGGCTTTGATAGCCAGCTTCCTCTTTCTGAATAATAGTCGGCCTCCATTCCGTACTCCTGGAGAGTTTCCGTTTAAACGA
This DNA window, taken from Muriicola soli, encodes the following:
- a CDS encoding reprolysin-like metallopeptidase codes for the protein MTTKLRLVLPITMLFACFYVVGQSQYWQPAEVQNNILSSDLKGLDAQKVQYFSLQESLLNRELEKITSQRVDQTLVYFPDAEGQLTAFEVEETPVFSPELTAKYPEIRSYSGIGVNDKSKRVRFSVSPKGVEAMFVNHDGNHNRFLQKVSPQRGDYILYDRIGYTGEIEKFICETEEKRIASAQSSTSKLFDDQRLRKFRIAVSATGEYTQFHGGTVVGALSAINATLTRVNEVFMSDLGIELELISNNDLVVYTDPETDPYQSNLNTEVQTTLNNIIGDLNYDVGHLFHEDTNGGNAGFIGAVCQTNQKGSAYSASTVPQGDVFDLDYVAHELGHQFGANHTWSFDSEGTGVQAEPASGSTIMGYAGIVQGNNVQNNGDDYFHYFSILQISEYILTTSCAAETTLTNSPPIISPLEDYVIPGGTAFVLPGEASDPDTGDVLTFTWEQIDDGVVTTETFGPQNASGANFRSLPPAIDSARYFPRLERVIQGELTQVNPAINSAWETVSEIERDLNFALTVRDNAPGGGQVSSDVLNVRVSNSAGPFVVNSQASSETYSAGTIQTVSWDVAGTNAPPVNTQFVEIFLSLDGD
- a CDS encoding proprotein convertase P-domain-containing protein, giving the protein MTISNTTAVPEGVYSIQVLGTAPSFSQELTIELTVFDTDFPEVTLVNPTNSAIDIPLRPILSWDTPAINNSYQIEIATDAGFTSVIESATVIFKNYTPENLAPETTYFWRIKPVTNCGEGVFGSAFSFTTLPVNCKMKSAQGLPLSISSTGTPTVQASIMVVDDLPVSDINVSLNIDHSFLSDLIISLISPSGTEVVLTSNSCSQLENINAVFDDSASPFACNGNPGISGTVKPLGSLASFNGESSFGEWILLVKDTAPADGGFIQDFTLELCVEGIFRPDADEDNVFDDGDDLCLGTPPNTEVNADGCPVYRFEQDNFNISLTSESCITSNDGQIDITANTSLDYTIVISGNGVNETADFSTNYQLENLSSGSYSACITGSEGSKVYEEFCLDFVISEPDPLAVLIALDQDALQATLNLSGSELYNIELNGILIQTTDREFTLGLKPGVNTIKVTGALPCQGTFEEVVLIGDEPVLYPNPFVSEVEAYVPFSEYPVQVRIYNLLGQEVYSEQYTAEDQLIRMNLNILPSGVYLFRLSGEDFNYSAKVVKR
- the pth gene encoding aminoacyl-tRNA hydrolase, giving the protein MRSFLSFLFNRPSAVLNEKDEMKKFLITGLGNIGPEYDNTRHNIGFQILDHLASKKELTFVQNKLGSTAMFKIKGRSILLLKPATFMNRSGKAVHYWLEKEKIPKEHLLIVTDDINLPFGTLRLKTKGSDGGHNGLADVQQSLQTSQYNRLRFGLGSDFPKGRQVDYVLGKWEENEEKALPERLDRCTELIESFVLQGVNITMNTYNNT
- a CDS encoding 50S ribosomal protein L25/general stress protein Ctc, producing the protein MKSITIKGSERESVGKKATKALRNAGKVPCVVYGGEKPLHFAADELEFRHLVYTPNAHTVVVDLGDGNKVNAIMQDIQFHPVTDKILHIDFYQSFADKELTMNIPVRLNGNSPGVRNGGRLLFRKRKLAIKALPDNLPDFFDIDISTLKIGDNITVESLLNDKFTILHPETTVVVQVKTARAAIVIEDEEEGDEELEGAEATAEGEAAPAEGEATPAEGAE